In Dermacentor silvarum isolate Dsil-2018 chromosome 2, BIME_Dsil_1.4, whole genome shotgun sequence, the following proteins share a genomic window:
- the LOC119442035 gene encoding uncharacterized protein LOC119442035 yields MLPVRALLSVFTINNVAHAGDLPARRSSSISGLCEVADLEFDVGSHRLNVHGGAASTKTCTKLRPSWEMVDGASEAKMDSLLCDQVFEIGYFFKFKAHQPPGMFLRNVSIPLFKVLDKDASSKAAVDQGVVLPAIEHADSGVIDWDTNFFLESSLIKNQLIQAIARGCNVLPLDKRLSAVNKTLCFRKAYFGVPELSDQEAANVLLAFVGRVKETLAIHKPKPDPKRQPRIGLALPLLHFRTNYVLPDYRRTIAKVIAGFAKAVEIDYSRLSLKEQVMQTQDLDVVLVAGSDATSLSSALYLPPWGVVVRLSEETSGKKEDSVEHLLESRGVLLTATASPEASRSLNDVPVFGDNTISNIEHVLRKAVAIVQHNLQKL; encoded by the exons ATGCTACCAGTGCGAGCGCTACTTTCGGTATTTACGATCAACAACGTCGCTCACGCCGGCGACTTGCCGGCTCGGCGGAGTTCATCGATAAGTGGCTTGTGCGAGGTGGCCGATCTTGAATTCGACGTCGGTAGCCACCGCTTAAATGTCCACGGCGGCGCAGCGAGTACGAAGACATGTACGAAGTTGAGACCGTCGTGGGAGATGGTGGACGGAGCTTCCGAAGCCAAGATGGACTCTCTATTGTGCGACCAAGTTTTCGAAATTGGATACTTCTTCAAGTTCAAGGCGCACCAGCCACCAGGAATGTTTCTTCGAAACGTGTCCATACCGCTGTTCAAAGTGCTCGATAAAGATGCATCATCAAAAGCCGCAGTCGATCAAGGAGTAGTGCTGCCGGCAATTGAACATGCGGATAGCGGG GTGATCGACTGGGACACAAACTTTTTTCTTGAATCCTCCCTCATAAAAAACCAGCTGATACAGGCAA TAGCAAGGGGATGCAATGTCTTGCCCCTTGACAAGCGCCTGTCAGCTGTCAACAAGACTCTGTGCTTCAGAAAAGCCTACTTTGGG GTGCCAGAGCTAAGCGACCAAGAAGCAGCCAATGTACTGTTGGCATTCGTAGGGAGAGTCAAAGAAACGCTTGCCATTCACAAGCCAAAGCCAGATCCCAAGCGTCAGCCAAGAATTGGACTGGCTCTACCTCTTTTACACTT CAGAACAAATTATGTGCTGCCAGATTACAGACGTACAATTGCCAAGGTCATCGCTGGCTTTGCAAAGGCCGTGGAAATTGACTACAGCCGCTTGTCACTAAAAGAACAG GTGATGCAGACACAAGACCTTGATGTGGTGCTTGTAGCTGGCAGCGATGCAACCTCACTGTCCAGTGCCCTTTACCTGCCACCATGGGGAGTGGTTGTAAGGCTTAGCGAAGAAACT agtggaaagaaggaagactcCGTCGAACATCTTTTGGAATCGCGGGGTGTGCTTCTCACGGCGACTGCATCTCCGGAAGCAAGCAGAAGCCTCAACGACGTACCAGTGTTTGGCGACAACACCATCTCCAATATTGAACATGTCTTGCGCAAAGCAGTAGCCATTGTTCAGCATAACTTGCAGAAACTCTGA